One Lusitaniella coriacea LEGE 07157 genomic window carries:
- a CDS encoding glycosyltransferase — translation MSESQKYRVLIIVSHPVPYIIPQFRLMAQHPKLEILVAYCSLEGAQSYVDPEFGTEVSWEDLPILEGYPWVCVPNNSPKPGLGRFWGLMNGQLWEMIQRSRVDVVSVYAGYAYASFWIAAVAAKLRGIGFIFVTDASSIASRARKTWKSWLKPLLLPAIFRLGDAILVSSRLGQEVVCSLGMPKERVVVTPSSVDNEWWEAQAAKTDPKRFRSGLGIPETASVLLFCAKLQSWKRPQDALQGFAKANLPDAYLLFAGDGEMRGELEAEAEKLQVRDRVKFLGFLSQSQLPEAYRSADLFILPSEYEPFGVVVNEAMLCGCPVLASDRVGAREELIWEGETGFIYPCGDIDAIAQILQSILPNRDRLYKMGQAAKERMKTWSPQENIEAQIHAIELSYHRRQQSH, via the coding sequence ATGAGCGAATCCCAAAAATATCGCGTTCTAATTATCGTTTCCCATCCCGTTCCCTACATCATTCCTCAATTTCGCCTGATGGCACAGCACCCGAAACTGGAAATTTTGGTGGCTTATTGTAGTTTAGAAGGCGCTCAGTCCTATGTTGACCCAGAATTTGGTACGGAGGTGAGTTGGGAGGATTTGCCGATTCTGGAGGGGTATCCTTGGGTTTGCGTTCCTAATAATTCCCCAAAACCTGGCTTGGGACGTTTCTGGGGGTTGATGAACGGACAGTTATGGGAGATGATTCAGCGCAGTCGCGTGGATGTGGTTAGCGTTTATGCGGGATATGCCTATGCAAGTTTTTGGATTGCTGCTGTTGCAGCGAAATTGCGGGGAATCGGGTTTATTTTTGTCACTGATGCCAGCAGTATCGCCTCTCGCGCCAGAAAAACGTGGAAATCCTGGCTCAAACCCCTTCTTCTTCCCGCTATCTTCCGATTGGGCGATGCCATTTTAGTATCTTCGCGGTTGGGACAGGAGGTGGTTTGCAGTTTGGGAATGCCAAAAGAGCGGGTCGTTGTTACGCCATCTTCAGTGGATAATGAGTGGTGGGAAGCACAAGCGGCTAAAACCGATCCCAAACGCTTTCGTTCTGGGTTGGGAATTCCCGAAACTGCTTCGGTGTTACTCTTCTGTGCGAAGTTGCAGTCCTGGAAACGTCCCCAGGATGCATTGCAAGGATTCGCTAAAGCCAATCTCCCCGATGCTTATCTTTTGTTCGCAGGGGATGGGGAAATGCGGGGGGAACTCGAAGCAGAAGCAGAAAAATTACAAGTGCGCGATCGCGTGAAATTTCTCGGTTTCCTCAGTCAGTCTCAGTTACCCGAAGCCTACCGATCGGCAGATTTATTTATTTTACCCTCAGAATACGAACCCTTTGGAGTGGTGGTCAACGAGGCGATGCTGTGCGGTTGTCCGGTTCTTGCGAGCGATCGCGTGGGTGCAAGAGAAGAGTTAATTTGGGAAGGAGAAACCGGGTTTATTTATCCCTGCGGCGATATTGACGCGATCGCGCAAATCTTACAATCGATTTTACCCAACCGCGATCGCTTGTACAAAATGGGGCAAGCTGCGAAGGAACGAATGAAAACTTGGTCGCCGCAAGAAAATATTGAAGCACAAATCCACGCAATTGAACTGAGTTATCATCGCCGTCAACAATCGCATTAA
- a CDS encoding Uma2 family endonuclease, translating into MLAELIQNLEQNPSDTLEIEERAIANPITWKQYETLLLKLEDNSSYRVTYLNGVLEIVSPSRRHEGVKKRIATLLEVYFEETDTEYFPLGSTTFRTQKRRGGTEPDESYCIGTEKAFPDLAIEVVFTSGEIDKLAVYKSLGVLEVWFWQNNQFSLYRLEGDAYTPISKSELLPDLDLTLLTECVRHPNPLFAVKLFRKHFREEFK; encoded by the coding sequence ATGCTAGCAGAACTCATCCAAAACTTAGAGCAAAATCCCTCAGATACACTCGAAATAGAAGAACGCGCGATCGCGAACCCAATCACCTGGAAACAGTACGAAACCCTACTACTCAAATTGGAAGACAATTCCAGCTATCGCGTCACCTATCTCAATGGAGTACTAGAAATCGTGTCTCCCAGTCGTCGTCATGAAGGTGTAAAAAAACGGATTGCAACGCTATTAGAAGTGTATTTTGAAGAAACAGACACAGAATATTTTCCCCTCGGTTCCACCACATTTCGCACACAAAAACGGCGAGGAGGAACGGAACCCGATGAAAGTTATTGTATTGGTACAGAAAAAGCATTTCCTGACTTAGCTATAGAAGTTGTCTTCACCAGTGGCGAGATTGATAAATTAGCCGTCTACAAAAGCCTTGGCGTTCTAGAAGTATGGTTTTGGCAAAACAATCAATTTTCTTTATATCGTTTGGAAGGAGATGCTTACACGCCAATCTCAAAGAGCGAATTGCTTCCCGATCTCGACTTAACCTTACTCACTGAGTGCGTACGGCATCCCAATCCACTTTTCGCTGTCAAACTATTTCGCAAACATTTTCGAGAGGAATTTAAATAA
- a CDS encoding pyridoxal phosphate-dependent aminotransferase: MRLAARVKQVPASVTLAIAAKAKAMKADGIAVCNFSAGEPDFDTPDSIKEAAKLALDRGKTRYGPAAGEPELRKALANKLQRDNNLNYQAENIIVTNGGKHSLFNLMMATIEAGDEVIIPAPYWLSYPEMVKLAGGTPIIVPTEASNGYKITPDQLRQAINPKTQLFILNSPSNPTGAVYSPSEIRALAEVVVETNVTVVSDEIYEKILYDGAEHLSIGAVSPEAFDRAIISNGFAKSYSMTGWRLGYIAAPVELIQAMSKVQGHSTSNVCTFAQFGAIAALEGSQDPVQKMLDAFTQRRTVMFEGVNAIEGLSCPKPGGAFYLFIDISKFGLTSIEFCSRLLDSQQVAAIPGIAFGDDRCIRLSYATDMDSIQRGLERLRTFVASC; this comes from the coding sequence ATGCGACTGGCAGCAAGAGTCAAGCAAGTACCCGCTTCAGTAACCTTGGCGATCGCGGCGAAGGCAAAAGCAATGAAAGCTGATGGGATTGCCGTGTGTAATTTTAGCGCGGGGGAACCGGATTTTGATACGCCCGACTCGATTAAAGAAGCGGCAAAACTGGCGCTAGATCGCGGAAAAACGCGCTATGGGCCCGCCGCCGGGGAACCCGAACTCCGCAAGGCACTCGCCAACAAGTTGCAACGGGACAACAATCTTAACTACCAAGCAGAAAATATCATCGTTACGAATGGGGGAAAACATTCCCTATTTAATCTGATGATGGCGACCATTGAGGCTGGGGATGAGGTGATTATTCCCGCACCCTATTGGTTAAGCTACCCGGAAATGGTTAAATTGGCGGGGGGTACGCCGATTATCGTCCCAACCGAGGCGAGTAACGGCTACAAAATCACACCCGACCAACTCCGTCAGGCGATTAACCCCAAAACGCAACTCTTTATCCTCAATTCCCCTTCCAACCCCACTGGCGCTGTTTATAGTCCGTCGGAAATTCGCGCTTTAGCAGAAGTTGTCGTTGAAACAAATGTAACTGTAGTGTCCGACGAGATTTATGAAAAAATTCTCTACGATGGAGCAGAACACTTAAGTATTGGTGCTGTCAGTCCAGAAGCATTCGATCGCGCGATTATTAGTAATGGGTTTGCCAAAAGCTATTCTATGACGGGATGGCGTTTGGGTTACATTGCCGCTCCTGTGGAGTTGATTCAGGCAATGAGTAAGGTTCAAGGTCACAGTACCTCGAATGTTTGCACCTTTGCTCAGTTTGGCGCGATCGCGGCGCTAGAAGGCTCCCAAGACCCCGTACAGAAGATGCTCGATGCTTTTACCCAACGTCGAACGGTTATGTTTGAGGGCGTTAACGCCATTGAAGGGTTAAGCTGTCCCAAACCTGGTGGCGCATTCTACCTCTTCATCGATATTAGTAAATTTGGCTTGACTTCAATCGAATTTTGCAGCCGCTTGCTCGACTCCCAGCAAGTTGCAGCAATTCCGGGGATCGCCTTTGGCGACGATCGTTGCATTCGTTTGTCCTACGCGACGGATATGGACTCTATTCAGCGCGGTTTGGAGCGGTTGAGGACGTTTGTTGCATCGTGTTAA
- the rpsD gene encoding 30S ribosomal protein S4: MSRYRGPRLRVVRRLGELPGLSRKTPRHAYPPGQHGQSRRKRSEYAIRLEEKQKLRFNYGINEKQLLRYVRKARRATGSTGEALLQLLEMRLDNTVFRLGMAGTIPGARQLVNHGHVTVNGRVVDIASYQCRPGEIISVRDRDASRRLVQTNMEYPGLANIPSHLEFDKNTMTGKVNSMVEREWVALSVNELLVVEYYSRKA; the protein is encoded by the coding sequence ATGTCTCGCTATAGAGGACCCCGCTTGCGGGTAGTGCGTCGCTTAGGTGAATTGCCGGGGTTAAGTCGCAAAACCCCGCGTCATGCGTATCCCCCCGGTCAACACGGTCAAAGTCGGCGCAAGCGCTCGGAATATGCGATTCGTCTCGAAGAAAAGCAAAAACTTCGCTTTAACTACGGCATCAACGAAAAGCAACTGTTGCGCTATGTCCGCAAAGCTCGTCGCGCTACGGGTTCAACGGGTGAAGCATTGCTGCAATTGTTAGAGATGCGTCTTGACAATACAGTATTTCGTTTGGGGATGGCAGGAACGATTCCTGGTGCGCGCCAATTGGTGAACCACGGTCATGTCACTGTCAATGGTCGAGTGGTTGATATTGCCAGCTATCAATGTCGTCCGGGAGAAATTATTTCCGTGCGCGATCGCGATGCGTCCCGTCGTTTGGTACAAACCAATATGGAGTATCCCGGTTTGGCCAATATTCCCAGTCACTTGGAATTTGATAAAAATACCATGACAGGGAAAGTAAATAGCATGGTCGAACGGGAATGGGTTGCCCTTAGCGTTAACGAACTGCTTGTGGTTGAGTACTATTCTCGAAAAGCTTAA